Proteins from one Clostridium cellulovorans 743B genomic window:
- the cooS gene encoding anaerobic carbon-monoxide dehydrogenase catalytic subunit, protein MADKKKSYDNTTEEMIKKAHCDGVQTVWDRLEAQQPQCGFGQLGLCCRNCNMGPCRIDPFGEGTSKGVCGATASTIVSRNLVRMIAAGAAAHGDHGREVALVFKAMAEGALEGYEIKDETKLKVIAYKLGIDIESENTEIAKEVARTALWDFGKQDEKIITFADAYAPKSLKNIWSSIKVAPRNIDREITESMHRTNMGVDADYLSLSLQGIRTSLGDGWGGSLIATEFSDVMFGTPKPVKTFANLGVLEEDKVNIITHGHVPILSEKIVEAAEDKEMIELAKSKGALGIIVAGMCCTGNEISMRHGIPTTGNFLQQELAITTGVVDAMVVDYQCIMPSLVDVADCYHTKVITTSEKARIPGAQHIEFQPQKADEIAREIVKNAIENYPARTKDKIKIPSEKMDGIVGFSLEAIVEALGGSLNPLIDVIKEGKIKGIAGIVGCNNPKVEQDRGNVEVAKELVANDILVVGTGCWSIAAMKAGLFKLEGAELAGAGLKAVCDKLGIPPCLHMGSCVDNTRILVTIAAIAEALGVKTSDLPVAGAAPEWMSEKAVAIGTYFVASGVFTVLGTVPPILGSSEVVELLTEGVEAVTGGKFVVESNPKKMAALIIEHIENKRIQLLGKRG, encoded by the coding sequence ATGGCAGATAAAAAAAAGTCATATGATAATACAACAGAGGAAATGATTAAAAAAGCACATTGTGATGGTGTACAGACTGTTTGGGATAGATTAGAAGCACAACAGCCGCAGTGTGGTTTTGGTCAACTAGGGTTATGTTGTAGGAATTGCAATATGGGACCATGCAGAATTGATCCTTTTGGGGAAGGTACTTCAAAAGGTGTGTGTGGTGCTACAGCTAGCACAATAGTTTCAAGAAATTTAGTTAGAATGATAGCAGCCGGAGCAGCAGCTCATGGTGATCATGGTAGAGAAGTAGCATTAGTCTTTAAAGCGATGGCAGAAGGAGCATTAGAGGGATACGAGATCAAGGATGAAACTAAGTTAAAAGTGATAGCTTATAAGTTAGGAATTGATATAGAAAGTGAAAATACGGAAATTGCTAAAGAGGTTGCAAGAACAGCTCTTTGGGATTTTGGAAAACAAGACGAAAAGATTATTACATTTGCTGATGCCTACGCCCCTAAAAGCTTAAAAAACATTTGGTCAAGTATCAAAGTAGCTCCAAGGAATATTGATAGAGAAATTACAGAAAGTATGCACCGAACAAATATGGGCGTTGATGCTGATTACCTTAGCTTGAGCTTACAAGGAATTAGGACATCTCTTGGGGACGGTTGGGGCGGATCTTTAATTGCTACTGAATTTTCAGATGTGATGTTTGGTACTCCTAAACCTGTTAAGACTTTTGCGAATTTAGGGGTGTTAGAAGAAGATAAGGTAAACATAATTACTCATGGGCATGTACCAATTTTATCTGAAAAGATTGTTGAGGCAGCTGAAGATAAGGAAATGATAGAGTTAGCTAAAAGTAAAGGTGCATTAGGGATTATAGTAGCTGGTATGTGCTGTACAGGAAATGAAATCTCTATGAGGCATGGTATACCAACAACTGGTAACTTTCTGCAACAAGAATTAGCTATAACTACTGGTGTTGTAGATGCTATGGTCGTAGATTATCAATGTATAATGCCTTCTCTTGTAGACGTAGCTGATTGTTATCATACAAAAGTGATTACTACTTCTGAAAAAGCAAGAATACCTGGAGCACAACATATAGAGTTTCAGCCACAAAAGGCAGATGAGATTGCTAGAGAAATTGTTAAAAACGCCATTGAAAATTATCCTGCAAGAACAAAAGATAAAATTAAAATTCCTTCAGAAAAGATGGATGGAATTGTAGGCTTTTCTTTAGAGGCAATAGTAGAAGCCTTAGGTGGCTCCTTAAACCCACTAATTGATGTGATTAAAGAAGGTAAAATTAAAGGAATAGCAGGTATTGTAGGCTGTAATAATCCTAAAGTAGAACAGGATAGGGGCAATGTTGAAGTGGCTAAAGAGTTAGTAGCTAATGATATTTTAGTTGTAGGAACAGGGTGTTGGTCAATTGCAGCTATGAAGGCAGGTCTATTTAAGTTAGAAGGTGCTGAATTAGCTGGAGCTGGGCTTAAAGCTGTTTGTGATAAGCTTGGCATTCCACCTTGTTTACATATGGGAAGTTGTGTGGATAACACAAGAATACTTGTTACAATAGCTGCAATTGCAGAAGCATTAGGGGTAAAAACCTCAGATTTACCTGTTGCAGGAGCAGCACCAGAATGGATGAGTGAAAAAGCGGTGGCTATAGGCACTTATTTTGTTGCTTCAGGAGTGTTCACTGTTCTAGGGACAGTACCTCCTATTTTAGGAAGCAGTGAAGTGGTAGAGTTATTAACTGAAGGTGTAGAAGCGGTTACAGGAGGTAAGTTTGTTGTTGAAAGTAACCCTAAGAAAATGGCAGCGCTAATAATTGAACATATAGAAAATAAAAGAATACAGTTACTAGGGAAGAGGGGATAA
- the nuoF gene encoding NADH-quinone oxidoreductase subunit NuoF: MQKEFQENLENLKTRILVCGGTGCISCGCKQILDKLKEELLINFLDDKFRLIETGCHGLCEKGPIVIIYPEKTFYCNVQVEDIKELVERQLINGEKVERLLYKNQISGRDIYSYEDINFYRKQQKLVLSNCGEINPESIEAYISKGGYQAVGNVLTKMKPQEVIDEVKNSGLRGRGGGGFLTGLKWQLARDSIGVKKYVICNADEGDPGAFMDESILVGDPHKVIEGMIIAAYSIGSDQGYIYVRAEYPLAIKRLEKAIDQAKQYGFLGKEMFGEVFSFNIEIKVGAGAFVCGEETALIASIEGKRGMPRSKPPFPAEEGLWGKPTNINNVETYANIPIIINRGAEFFRSIGTKGSKGTKVFSLTGKIENTGLVEVPMGISMKEIIYDIGGGVPNNRKFKAVQIGGPSGGCLTEEKLDLPVDYDSLLQVGAIMGSGGLVVMDEDNCMVDMARFFLNFTVEESCGKCTPCSEGTRRMLEILEKIVNGRAKIEDLDQLENLAKTIKDTALCGLGQAAPNPILSTLKYFRHEYEEHIKYKKCVAGVCNALVKYYITDDCKGCTKCMNVCAVDAINGQVRSRHIIDADKCIRCGACRKICSFDAIIKT; this comes from the coding sequence ATGCAGAAGGAATTTCAAGAAAATTTAGAAAATCTAAAAACACGTATATTGGTTTGTGGAGGAACTGGCTGTATTTCTTGTGGCTGTAAACAAATTCTAGATAAGTTAAAAGAAGAACTACTTATTAACTTTCTAGATGATAAGTTTAGATTGATAGAAACCGGTTGTCATGGCTTATGTGAAAAAGGACCAATTGTAATTATTTATCCTGAAAAAACCTTTTACTGTAACGTGCAAGTTGAGGATATAAAAGAATTAGTTGAAAGGCAACTTATAAATGGAGAAAAAGTAGAAAGATTATTATATAAAAATCAAATTAGTGGAAGAGATATCTATTCTTATGAGGATATAAATTTTTACAGAAAGCAGCAGAAACTTGTGTTATCAAATTGTGGTGAAATAAATCCAGAAAGTATTGAAGCTTATATATCAAAAGGTGGTTATCAAGCAGTAGGTAATGTTTTAACCAAAATGAAGCCTCAGGAAGTAATTGATGAAGTTAAGAATTCAGGACTTCGAGGTCGAGGAGGAGGAGGATTTCTAACTGGACTTAAGTGGCAGCTTGCTAGGGATAGTATTGGAGTGAAAAAATATGTTATTTGCAATGCTGATGAAGGTGATCCTGGTGCTTTTATGGATGAAAGTATATTGGTAGGAGACCCACATAAGGTTATTGAGGGTATGATAATAGCTGCATATTCTATTGGTTCCGACCAAGGATATATTTATGTTAGAGCAGAGTATCCATTAGCTATTAAACGATTAGAAAAAGCTATTGATCAAGCAAAACAGTATGGATTCTTAGGAAAAGAAATGTTTGGAGAAGTGTTCTCTTTCAATATAGAGATTAAAGTTGGTGCTGGAGCTTTTGTTTGTGGTGAAGAGACTGCTTTGATAGCATCTATAGAAGGAAAACGTGGAATGCCTAGATCTAAACCACCATTTCCAGCAGAAGAGGGATTATGGGGAAAGCCGACCAACATAAATAATGTTGAAACTTATGCAAATATTCCAATAATTATTAATAGAGGAGCTGAATTTTTTCGTTCAATAGGTACTAAAGGTAGCAAAGGAACTAAAGTTTTCTCATTAACAGGTAAGATTGAAAATACTGGTTTAGTAGAAGTTCCGATGGGGATTTCCATGAAAGAAATTATTTATGATATAGGTGGGGGAGTACCTAATAATAGAAAATTTAAAGCAGTTCAGATAGGTGGTCCATCAGGAGGGTGTTTGACGGAAGAAAAGTTAGATTTACCTGTAGACTATGATTCTTTATTGCAAGTAGGAGCTATAATGGGATCAGGTGGATTGGTAGTTATGGATGAAGATAACTGTATGGTAGATATGGCAAGGTTTTTTTTGAATTTTACAGTAGAAGAATCTTGTGGAAAGTGTACTCCTTGCAGTGAAGGAACCAGAAGAATGTTGGAAATATTAGAGAAAATCGTAAATGGTAGGGCAAAAATCGAAGATCTAGATCAATTGGAGAATTTGGCGAAAACAATAAAAGATACTGCTCTTTGTGGGTTAGGACAGGCAGCTCCTAATCCTATATTGTCCACATTAAAATATTTTAGACATGAGTATGAGGAGCATATAAAGTATAAAAAATGTGTAGCTGGTGTATGCAACGCATTAGTGAAATATTATATTACGGATGATTGTAAAGGATGCACTAAGTGCATGAATGTATGTGCTGTAGATGCAATTAACGGGCAAGTTAGGAGCCGACATATAATAGACGCAGATAAATGTATAAGGTGTGGAGCTTGTAGAAAAATTTGTTCTTTTGATGCCATAATTAAAACATAA
- a CDS encoding aldose epimerase family protein, protein MSIIRDFYGKTSKEENVDIFTLSNNNNMSVKIINFGGIIVSLIVADKNGKIDDLVLGYEGLEGYIENPPFFGAIIGRHANRIEDSTIEVNGKIYKLTSSEGKNHLHGGINGFHKVLWNAEIVMYGQGEYLELSYISKDGEEGYPGNLKVKVRYKLNDDNALEINYFAVSDKDTVVNLTNHSYFNLSGHSSGNILNHKLKIDADKFTAINEESIPTGEIKNVIGTPLDFTKEKVIGSEIFSDYEQIINGHGYDHNYILNVSGKSPEKAAEVFDEDSGRVMEVYTTKPGIQFYSGNYLNVLEHGKDGSKYFRNSGLCLETQYFPNLLKHNHLSSSILKAEAHYNYTTIYKFSIRENGNDVLIQDAYF, encoded by the coding sequence ATGAGTATTATAAGAGATTTTTATGGAAAAACATCAAAGGAGGAGAATGTTGATATTTTTACTTTAAGTAATAATAACAATATGTCGGTTAAAATAATTAATTTTGGAGGTATAATTGTTTCTTTAATAGTTGCGGATAAAAATGGTAAGATTGATGATCTTGTATTAGGCTATGAAGGTCTAGAAGGATATATCGAAAACCCTCCATTTTTTGGAGCTATTATAGGTAGGCATGCTAACAGAATTGAAGATTCTACTATTGAGGTAAATGGAAAAATATACAAATTAACTAGCAGTGAAGGGAAAAATCATCTTCATGGTGGAATTAATGGATTTCATAAGGTTCTTTGGAATGCAGAAATAGTAATGTATGGACAAGGTGAATATCTTGAACTGTCTTATATTAGTAAAGATGGTGAAGAGGGGTATCCAGGAAATCTAAAAGTTAAAGTTAGATACAAGTTAAACGATGATAATGCTCTTGAGATTAATTATTTTGCCGTATCTGATAAGGATACAGTGGTAAACTTGACAAATCATTCATATTTTAATTTATCTGGTCATTCATCAGGAAATATTTTAAATCATAAATTGAAAATTGATGCAGACAAGTTTACTGCAATAAATGAGGAGAGTATACCTACTGGTGAAATTAAAAATGTAATTGGAACTCCTTTGGATTTTACGAAGGAGAAAGTTATAGGGTCTGAGATATTTAGTGACTATGAACAAATAATAAATGGACATGGTTATGATCATAATTATATTCTAAATGTCAGTGGCAAAAGTCCAGAAAAAGCAGCAGAAGTTTTTGACGAAGATAGTGGTCGAGTTATGGAGGTATATACCACAAAGCCTGGGATACAATTTTATTCTGGAAATTATCTTAATGTATTGGAACATGGGAAAGATGGTTCAAAGTATTTTAGAAATTCTGGACTATGCTTGGAGACTCAATATTTTCCTAATTTATTAAAGCACAATCATCTTTCATCATCGATATTAAAAGCAGAAGCACATTATAATTATACAACTATTTATAAATTTTCTATTAGAGAAAATGGTAATGATGTATTAATTCAGGATGCATACTTTTGA
- a CDS encoding response regulator transcription factor, translated as MNNVIQMITVDDEYLIRNLIKNCIDWNKIGVEIIGEASNSEEAIEIIKENQPDIVLTDICMPSTDGLDMSNYILDKYPNIKVVVITGYDEFEYAKRAIKVGVSDFILKPINDDELKKTVLKLKESILNERLKEKDYRQAKDRLSTFGDIVNLNENEKYEDKALNIEDVKKFILKNISNVDLSLKFVSEHFYVNSSYLSRIFKLKTGNNFSEYVTNVRMKIAMDMLKNSDAKSSEIARKIGIDDPNYFSTCFKKYTGSSIKEFKKTLIKS; from the coding sequence ATGAATAATGTGATACAGATGATTACAGTCGATGATGAATATTTAATTAGAAATCTAATAAAAAATTGCATAGACTGGAACAAAATTGGTGTTGAGATAATAGGAGAAGCTTCTAATTCAGAAGAAGCTATAGAAATAATAAAAGAAAATCAACCAGATATTGTTTTAACTGATATATGTATGCCTTCAACTGATGGACTAGATATGAGTAATTATATTTTAGATAAGTATCCCAATATTAAAGTTGTTGTAATAACTGGCTATGATGAGTTTGAATATGCTAAAAGAGCTATAAAGGTTGGAGTAAGTGACTTTATACTTAAACCTATAAATGACGATGAATTAAAAAAAACAGTTTTAAAATTGAAAGAGAGCATATTAAATGAAAGATTAAAGGAAAAGGATTATAGACAAGCTAAAGATAGACTAAGTACCTTTGGGGATATTGTGAATTTAAATGAAAATGAAAAATATGAAGATAAAGCATTAAATATCGAAGATGTAAAGAAATTTATATTAAAGAATATATCCAATGTTGATTTATCATTAAAATTTGTATCAGAACATTTTTATGTTAATTCAAGCTATTTAAGCAGGATATTTAAATTAAAAACTGGCAATAATTTTTCAGAGTATGTTACTAATGTAAGGATGAAAATTGCTATGGATATGCTTAAAAACTCAGATGCGAAATCAAGTGAAATAGCTAGAAAAATAGGTATAGATGATCCAAATTACTTTAGTACTTGTTTTAAAAAGTATACTGGTAGTTCTATAAAAGAATTTAAGAAAACATTGATTAAATCATAG
- a CDS encoding sensor histidine kinase: protein MTEKIKQGSFEALESTKASINLIIDNVSNASKMIVSSDDVQNSLKNTNLKSDLEAQNNINKYLSQFTNFNPYIASIYILDNYSNKYYSENNTYKSFTVDQIRNMEWYNEVLNENGGYILKLNGGGLFHNKTGNYESYVSFIRIINDINTQEKVGVLIININENAFYDYIVKVSNQYGTKLIIENENGEVITKPDIEENILKVAENEKYSAKNKGFVIKNLNYKDYIISNIKMEKYDWNLISISEYSQLSEQSKYTKNFMVVFISISLLLIVFGAIGISNMITKPLTKLHKSMKDVKNGEFKIVEGKTYNDEVGELKKVYNIMVQNIQFLLDKIREDELFKRKAELDLLMSQIKPHFLYNTFDSISSLALSGENKRVYQIVKALGTFYRTSLSNGRDVITIEEEINTIKSYLVIQNIRYNDKFDVQYNLDPNCNEFKIIKLVLQPLVENSIYHGLRSKVEKGMIKISTYEEGEKIVLSVEDNGCGIDESKIKELMDGRTSGIGVRATKERLRVFYGAKSEFIIKSEKDVGTKIIIKIHKKEVN, encoded by the coding sequence ATGACGGAAAAAATAAAGCAAGGTTCCTTCGAAGCTTTAGAAAGTACAAAAGCAAGTATAAACCTAATAATTGATAATGTTTCTAATGCTTCGAAAATGATCGTATCTAGTGATGATGTCCAAAATAGTTTAAAAAACACTAATCTTAAGTCTGATTTAGAGGCTCAAAATAATATTAATAAATATCTCTCTCAGTTTACAAATTTCAACCCATATATTGCATCTATATATATATTAGATAATTACAGCAATAAATATTACTCTGAAAATAATACTTATAAAAGCTTTACAGTTGATCAAATTAGAAATATGGAGTGGTATAACGAAGTTTTAAATGAAAATGGTGGTTATATCTTAAAGCTAAATGGAGGGGGATTGTTTCATAATAAGACGGGTAATTATGAATCATATGTCTCTTTTATAAGAATAATAAATGATATTAATACTCAAGAAAAGGTAGGAGTATTAATTATAAATATTAATGAAAATGCCTTCTACGATTATATTGTAAAGGTAAGCAATCAATATGGCACCAAATTAATTATAGAAAATGAAAATGGTGAAGTTATAACAAAGCCCGATATAGAAGAAAATATATTAAAAGTGGCAGAAAATGAAAAATATTCTGCTAAAAATAAAGGCTTTGTTATTAAAAATTTGAATTACAAAGATTACATTATATCAAATATAAAAATGGAAAAGTATGATTGGAATTTAATTAGTATCAGTGAATATAGTCAATTAAGTGAACAATCAAAATATACAAAAAATTTTATGGTAGTTTTTATAAGCATTAGTCTTTTACTTATTGTCTTTGGCGCAATTGGAATATCAAACATGATTACAAAGCCTTTAACAAAACTTCATAAGTCAATGAAAGATGTAAAAAATGGAGAGTTTAAAATTGTTGAGGGAAAAACCTACAATGATGAAGTTGGAGAACTGAAGAAAGTATATAATATTATGGTTCAAAATATTCAGTTCCTCTTAGATAAAATAAGAGAAGATGAGTTGTTTAAAAGGAAGGCAGAATTAGATTTGTTGATGTCACAAATAAAACCTCATTTTTTATATAATACTTTCGATTCCATAAGTTCCCTAGCATTATCAGGGGAAAATAAAAGGGTATATCAGATTGTAAAAGCTTTAGGAACATTTTATAGAACAAGTTTGAGCAATGGGCGAGATGTAATAACAATTGAAGAAGAGATAAATACTATAAAGAGTTATTTGGTAATCCAAAATATAAGATATAATGATAAGTTTGACGTCCAATATAACTTAGATCCAAACTGCAATGAATTTAAAATAATAAAGTTAGTGTTACAACCTTTGGTAGAAAACTCTATTTATCATGGGCTTAGAAGTAAAGTAGAAAAGGGAATGATAAAAATTTCTACCTATGAAGAAGGGGAGAAGATTGTACTGAGTGTTGAAGATAATGGCTGTGGAATAGATGAATCAAAAATTAAAGAGCTTATGGACGGCAGAACTTCTGGGATCGGAGTTAGAGCTACAAAAGAAAGGCTAAGAGTATTTTATGGTGCTAAGAGCGAATTTATTATTAAAAGTGAAAAAGATGTTGGAACTAAAATAATAATTAAAATTCATAAAAAGGAAGTGAATTAA
- a CDS encoding extracellular solute-binding protein → MKKLISVFLILLFFLSLQGCYKNTENNFSKSQKITLKMWHIWAQRSQDNNSIIIGDIINQWNKNNPNVQIEVESVENEKYKTKLKTAFATNELPDIFYSWGGNFSKPLIDSGKVLAINEYLDNSVMDELNEGMLSNVTYYDKIYGLPLTFSVGTFYINTQLFEEANIKIPDNYDEFLDVVKAFRQKGITPLLVGEQDKWTGTLYYDILALRDGGIEGCKSALSGNDKSNIYLNAANRLKELIDIEAFDESNIRAMRDESEVFFKQGKVAMYFTGNWLTGEIQAETSLIKDKIMVKTFPIMTDGKGNNNEFLGGAVDYLMVSTNSPYKDEAVQAIKFICKNLSKNYYEFGSGLPAWKYDYDETNVNKLSKELRKMTENGKYLLYWDIYLGEEKGNKHKELVYKLFQKKISSEEFAEEMKKLEE, encoded by the coding sequence ATGAAAAAGTTAATTTCAGTGTTTTTAATATTATTATTTTTTTTAAGTCTTCAAGGGTGCTATAAAAACACTGAAAACAATTTCAGTAAAAGTCAAAAAATAACACTTAAGATGTGGCATATATGGGCACAAAGATCTCAGGATAATAATTCAATTATTATTGGAGACATTATAAATCAGTGGAATAAAAATAATCCTAATGTTCAAATTGAGGTTGAAAGCGTTGAAAATGAAAAATATAAAACAAAATTAAAGACTGCCTTTGCTACTAATGAATTACCAGATATATTTTATTCATGGGGTGGGAATTTTTCTAAACCATTAATAGATTCGGGGAAAGTGCTAGCTATTAATGAATATTTAGATAATAGTGTAATGGATGAACTTAATGAGGGTATGTTAAGCAATGTAACTTATTATGATAAAATATATGGACTTCCTCTTACTTTTTCTGTAGGTACATTTTATATAAATACTCAATTGTTTGAAGAAGCAAACATTAAAATACCAGACAACTACGATGAATTTCTAGATGTTGTAAAGGCTTTTAGACAAAAAGGTATAACTCCACTATTAGTTGGTGAGCAAGATAAATGGACTGGTACTTTATATTATGATATTTTAGCTCTTAGAGATGGAGGAATAGAAGGTTGTAAGAGTGCACTTTCAGGTAATGATAAAAGTAATATATATTTAAATGCAGCTAATCGATTAAAGGAACTTATAGATATAGAGGCATTTGATGAGTCAAACATAAGGGCTATGAGAGATGAGTCGGAAGTGTTTTTTAAACAAGGAAAAGTAGCAATGTATTTTACAGGAAATTGGCTCACAGGAGAAATACAAGCGGAAACTTCTTTAATAAAAGATAAAATTATGGTTAAAACTTTTCCTATAATGACAGATGGTAAAGGAAATAATAATGAGTTTTTAGGTGGAGCTGTTGACTATTTAATGGTAAGCACCAACTCACCATATAAAGATGAAGCTGTTCAGGCTATAAAATTTATATGTAAAAATCTCTCGAAAAATTACTATGAGTTTGGTTCAGGTTTGCCTGCTTGGAAATACGATTATGATGAAACAAATGTAAATAAACTTTCTAAGGAATTAAGAAAGATGACTGAGAATGGAAAATACCTTTTATATTGGGATATATACTTAGGTGAAGAAAAAGGAAATAAGCACAAGGAGCTAGTCTATAAGTTATTCCAGAAAAAGATAAGTTCTGAGGAATTTGCTGAAGAAATGAAAAAGTTGGAGGAATAA
- a CDS encoding glycoside hydrolase family 43 protein, giving the protein MNKIKNPILKGFNPDPSICRVGEDYYIATSTFEWFPGVQIHHSKDLKNWNLIKRPLDRLSQLNMIGNPDSGGIWAPCLTYSDNLFWLIYTDVKHLSGAWKDSLNYLVTCDTITGDWSEPIFLNSTGFDPSLYHDDDGKKYLLNMVWDHREVNHPFYGIMIQEYSHEEKKLIGKSKVIFKGTEIKLTEGPHIYKINGYYYLMVAEGGTKYEHAVTVARSKNIMGPYELHPENPILTSWNSPTNPLQKAGHASLVHTHTDEWYLAHLVGRPLTERGCCPLGRETAIQKIEWKNGWPYVANGNEPSLYVEAPQMEEVKWEKSYPERDDFEEDQLNINFQTLRVPLDESVMTLKERKGYLRLRGKQSLTSKFLQAHVSRRWQSFNFDAITGLQFNPTSFQQMAGLVCYYNTENWVYINVTHDEEVGKIINLIECDNFKFTEPLKYKKIVVPEDLETVHFKVEVRRENYRFLYSFDEKLWVEIPITFDSNKLSDDYIRGEGFFTGAFVGICCQDATGTGIAADFDYFTYKEIY; this is encoded by the coding sequence ATGAATAAAATCAAAAATCCTATCTTGAAAGGCTTTAATCCAGACCCATCTATATGTAGAGTTGGAGAAGATTATTATATTGCAACATCAACCTTTGAATGGTTTCCAGGAGTACAAATACATCACTCAAAGGATTTAAAAAATTGGAACTTAATAAAAAGACCTTTGGATCGATTGAGCCAATTAAATATGATTGGTAATCCTGATTCAGGCGGAATTTGGGCACCTTGTCTAACGTATTCGGATAATCTGTTTTGGTTAATATATACTGATGTTAAGCATTTATCAGGAGCATGGAAAGATAGTTTAAATTATTTAGTAACTTGTGATACTATTACAGGAGATTGGAGTGAACCTATTTTTCTAAATAGTACAGGTTTTGATCCATCCTTGTATCATGATGATGATGGTAAGAAATATTTATTAAACATGGTATGGGATCATAGAGAAGTAAATCATCCGTTTTATGGGATAATGATTCAAGAATATAGTCACGAAGAGAAAAAACTCATTGGGAAATCAAAAGTTATTTTCAAAGGTACAGAAATAAAGCTTACTGAAGGACCTCATATTTATAAAATAAATGGTTATTATTATTTAATGGTTGCAGAAGGTGGAACTAAATATGAGCATGCAGTTACAGTTGCAAGATCTAAGAATATTATGGGACCATATGAACTTCATCCAGAAAATCCAATTTTGACATCTTGGAATAGTCCAACTAATCCATTACAAAAAGCTGGACATGCCTCCTTAGTTCATACCCATACAGATGAATGGTATTTAGCACATTTAGTAGGCAGACCTTTAACTGAAAGAGGATGTTGTCCATTAGGTAGAGAAACAGCTATTCAAAAGATTGAATGGAAGAATGGTTGGCCATATGTAGCTAATGGTAATGAACCTTCATTATATGTTGAAGCGCCACAAATGGAGGAAGTTAAATGGGAGAAGAGCTATCCTGAAAGAGATGATTTTGAAGAAGATCAATTAAATATTAACTTTCAGACGTTAAGAGTTCCTTTAGATGAATCAGTGATGACGTTGAAGGAAAGAAAAGGATACTTAAGACTTCGTGGAAAACAATCTTTAACTTCAAAATTCCTACAAGCTCATGTTTCAAGAAGATGGCAAAGTTTTAATTTTGATGCAATAACAGGTTTACAATTTAATCCTACTAGTTTTCAACAAATGGCTGGGCTAGTATGCTATTATAATACTGAAAATTGGGTATATATTAATGTTACCCATGATGAAGAAGTTGGGAAAATTATCAACTTAATTGAATGTGATAATTTTAAATTTACTGAGCCGCTTAAATATAAAAAAATAGTGGTTCCAGAAGATTTAGAGACAGTTCATTTTAAAGTGGAAGTTAGAAGAGAGAACTATAGATTCTTATATTCCTTTGATGAAAAATTATGGGTTGAGATTCCTATAACTTTTGATTCAAATAAGCTATCTGATGACTATATCAGAGGAGAAGGATTCTTCACGGGTGCATTTGTTGGAATTTGCTGTCAAGATGCAACAGGTACAGGTATAGCTGCTGACTTTGATTATTTTACTTATAAAGAGATTTACTAA